The Pseudomonas azadiae genome contains a region encoding:
- a CDS encoding DUF2269 family protein: METLSTLKVIHVAATVLLLLSGFGLALLAWRKRSTGAAVTVQRPWAFIWLLMGVCLVSMPFTGWWLVHLVGWPLGQTWILGSSLLYSVAALAWFWLVARLNRLRKGEGGSLNFTLALAVISLVGFVAIAGLMGAKPV; the protein is encoded by the coding sequence ATGGAAACCCTGTCCACCCTGAAAGTTATCCACGTCGCGGCCACCGTGTTGTTGCTGCTCAGTGGCTTTGGCCTGGCGTTGCTGGCCTGGCGCAAACGCAGCACCGGCGCGGCGGTGACCGTGCAGCGGCCGTGGGCCTTCATCTGGCTATTGATGGGCGTTTGCCTGGTCAGCATGCCGTTCACTGGCTGGTGGCTGGTGCACCTTGTCGGCTGGCCGTTGGGGCAGACCTGGATCCTGGGGTCCAGCCTCCTCTACAGCGTGGCGGCGCTGGCGTGGTTCTGGCTGGTGGCGCGGCTCAATCGGCTGCGCAAGGGCGAGGGCGGCAGCCTGAATTTCACCCTCGCACTGGCGGTGATCAGCCTGGTGGGTTTTGTGGCGATTGCCGGGTTGATGGGCGCCAAACCGGTCTAA